Proteins from one Malaya genurostris strain Urasoe2022 chromosome 2, Malgen_1.1, whole genome shotgun sequence genomic window:
- the LOC131428112 gene encoding U5 small nuclear ribonucleoprotein 200 kDa helicase, producing the protein MADAAARQLQYEYKANSNLVLQADVRLIERPRRDEATGEVLSLVGKLEGTRMGDRAQRTKPEKTEERKAKRQKRDEAQYDFNSMKGATLLSEGIDEMVGIVYRPKTQETRQTYEVLLSFIQEAIGDQPRDILCGAADEILAVMKNDKMKDRERKREIDGLLGTVTDERFALLVNLGKKITDFGSDAASAMGVTAEEQIDDTYGINVQFEESEEESDEDKYGEIRDDDAQDEGEEARDDGMLHAENLGGNEEGKKEKALDPRDIDAHWLQRCLRKYYNDSMLSQAKAGEVLGVLKDAGDDRECENQLVLLLGYDCFDFIKLLKKNRQMVLYCTMLASSQSESERIKIREKMKTDGYLAKILRQLDTGKQEMDDYESEKAKMQRRRKEQDDDNMEGIGGQIPGNRNLLELDELAFTQGSHLMANKRCQLPDGSFRKQRKGYEEVHVPALKPKAFEENEELLVIEKLPKYVQPVFSGFKTLNRIQSRLYKTALESDENLLLCAPTGAGKTNVALLTMMREIGKHINDDGTINVEEFKIIYIAPMRSLVQEMVGNFGKRLSTYNLTVSELTGDHQLSREQIAATQVIVCTPEKWDIITRKGGEKTYTQLVRLVIIDEIHLLHDERGPVLESLVARTIRNIETTQEDVRLVGLSATLPNYQDVATFLRVRPETGLFYFDNSYRPVALEQQYIGVTEKKALKRFQVMNDIVYEKVMEHAGKNQVLVFVHSRKETGKTARAIRDMCLEKDTLGNFLREGSASMEVLRSEAEQVKNAELKDLLPYGFAIHHAGMTRVDRTLVEDLFADRHIQVLVSTATLAWGVNLPAHTVIIKGTQVYNPEKGRWVELGALDVLQMLGRAGRPQYDTKGEGILITNHSELQFYLSLLNQQLPIESQLISKMPDMLNAEIVLGTIQNVKDAVTWLGYTYLYIRMLRQPTLYGVSYDAIKEDPLLEHFRADLVHTAALHLEKSGLIKYDRKSGHFQVTEIGRIASHYYCTHETMLTYNQLLKPTLSEIELFRVFSLSGEFRNITVREEEKLELQKLMERVPIPIKESMEEASAKVNVLLQAYISQLKLEGFALMADMVYVTQSASRLLRAIFEIVLHREWAQLADKCLTLCKMIDRRMWQSMSPLRQFRKMPEEVVKKIEKKNFPWERLYDLEANEIGELIRVPKLGKTIYKYVHQFPKLELSTHIQPITRSTLRVELTITPDFQWDEKIHGQSEAFWILVEDVDSEVILHHEYFLLKAKYCQDDHLVKFFVPVFEPLPPQYFLRIVSDRWIGSETQLPVSFRHLILPEKNLPPTELLDLQALPISAFREPRFEQLYRFPQFNPIQTQVFNAVYNSEDNVFVGAPTGSGKTTIAEFAVLRMLKQNPHGRVVYLVSRDSLAELIFMDWHQKFGQQLEKENLGCKVVKLTGETGTDLKLIAKGQIIVTTADKWDILSRRWKQRKNVQNIQLFIVDELQLIGGEEGPVLEVVCSRMRYISSQIEKQIRIIALSASLSDARDVAQWLGCNANATFNFHPSVRPIPLELHVQGFNITHNASRIAAMSKSVYNAVTKFSPHKPVIVFVSSRKLARLTAIDILTYCAAEAQPNRFFHAEEEDIKPFLDRMSDKTLKETLSQGVAYIHEGLTASDHRIVEQLFDSGAVQIAVVTRDLCWGLNITAYLVIIMDTQFYNGKSHSYDDYPITDVMQMVGRANRPLEDDDAKCVLMCQSSKKDFFKKFLNESLPVESHLDHRLHDHFNAEIVTKTIENKQDAVDYLTWTFLYRRLTQNPNYYNLQGVTHRHLSDHLSELVETTLSDLEQSKCISVEDEMDTLPLNLGMIAAYYYINYTTIELFSLSLNSKTKIRGLLEIISSAAEYEDVVVRHHEDNILKSLATRLPNKLTGPNGVAPKYNDPHIKTNLLLQAHLSRLQLGAELQGDTEQILGKAIRLIQACVDVLSSNGWLSPAVAAMELAQMVTQAMWSKDSYLKQLPHFSADIVKRCQDKKIETVFDIMELDDDDRIRLLQLNDQQMSDVARFCNRYPNIEMTFEVVDKDRLHSGSSVNVVVNLEREDDVTGPVIAPFFPQKREEGWWVVIGDPKTNSLLSIKRLTLQQKAKVKLDFVAPSPGHHEYTLYYMSDSYLGCDQEYEFSINVGDFQSESESESD; encoded by the exons ATGGCTGATGCCGCAGCACGTCAGCTGCAGTACGAGTACAAAGCG AACTCAAATCTTGTCCTGCAAGCTGATGTTCGTTTGATCGAGCGCCCCAGAAGAGATGAAGCCACCGGAGAAGTGCTGTCCCTGGTTGGGAAACTGGAGGGTACCCGAATGGGTGACCGTGCCCAGCGGACCAAACCGGAGAAAACGGAAGAGCGGAAGGCGAA GCGTCAAAAACGAGACGAAGCCCAGTATGATTTTAACAGCATGAAAGGAGCTACGTTGCTTTCGGAAGGAATCGATGAGATGGTCGGGATTGTGTATCGACCTAAGACCCAAGAAACTCGTCAAACCTACGAAGTGCTGTTGAGTTTCATTCAGGAAGCCATCGGTGATCAACCGAGGGATATTTTGTGCGGAGCAGCGGATGAGATTTTGGCGGTTATGAAAAATGACAAAATGAAAGATCGTGAACGGAAACGGGAGATCGATGGGTTGCTGGGAACGGTGACGGATGAGCGGTTCGCTTTGTTGGtcaatctcggcaaaaaaattaccgattttGGTTCGGATGCGGCCAGCGCAATGGGTGTCACGGCTGAGGAACAGATTGACGACACGTACGGGATTAACGTGCAGTTCGAGGAATCCGAGGAGGAAAGTGACGAAGACAAGTATGGGGAAATTCGGGACGATGATGCACAGGACGAAGGCGAGGAAGCTCGCGATGATGGAATGTTGCACGCGGAAAAT CTCGGTGGTAACGAGGAGGGTAAAAAGGAGAAAGCCCTGGATCCGCGTGATATCGACGCCCATTGGTTGCAGCGTTGTCTGCGCAAGTACTACAATGATTCCATGTTGTCGCAGGCCAAAGCCGGTGAAGTGTTGGGAGTTTTGAAGGATGCCGGCGATGATCGCGAGTGTGAGAATCAGTTGGTTCTGCTGCTCGGGTACGATTGTTTCGATTTTATCAAACTGTTGAAGAAAAATCGACAGATGGTTTTGTACTGCACGATGTTGGCTTCGTCGCAGAGTGAAAGTGAACGGATTAAGATCAGGGAGAAGATGAAGACGGATGGTTATCTGGCGAAGATTCTGCGTCAGCTGGATACCGGTAAACAGGAGATGGATGACTACGAGAGTGAGAAGGCTAAGATGCAGCGTAGACGGAAGGAACAGGATGATGATAATATGGAAGGGATTGGAGGGCAAATTCCTGGCAATCGAAATTTGTTGGAGTTGGATGAATTGGCATTTACGCAGGGTTCTCATCTGATGGCAAACAAGCGCTGTCAGTTGCCGGATGGAAGTTTCCGAAAGCAACGGAAGGGTTACGAGGAAGTTCACGTACCGGCTTTGAAGCCGAAGGCATTTGAAGAAAacgaagagttgctggtgattGAAAAGTTGCCGAAGTATGTGCAGCCCGTTTTTTCTGGGTTTAAGACACTTAATCGGATCCAGAGCCGACTGTACAAGACGGCGTTGGAAAGTGATGAAAATTTGTTGCTGTGCGCTCCGACTGGTGCCGGTAAGACGAATGTGGCTTTGCTGACGATGATGCGCGAGATTGGAAAGCACATCAACGACGACGGTACGATCAACGTGGAAGAGTTTAAAATTATTTACATTGCTCCAATGCGTTCGTTGGTACAGGAAATGGTGGGTAACTTTGGGAAGCGTTTGTCTACGTACAATTTGACGGTGTCCGAATTGACTGGCGACCATCAGCTCAGTCGGGAACAGATTGCAGCTACGCAAGTGATTGTCTGCACGCCGGAAAAGTGGGATATCATCACCCGAAAGGGAGGTGAAAAAACCTACACTCAGCTGGTGCGATTGGTGATCATCGACGAAATTCatctgctgcatgatgagcGTGGTCCAGTCCTGGAATCGTTGGTTGCCCGTACGATTCGAAACATTGAAACGACTCAGGAAGACGTTCGACTGGTTGGACTGTCGGCTACTCTTCCGAATTATCAAGATGTGGCAACATTTTTGCGAGTTCGCCCTGAGACGGGATTGTTCTACTTCGACAACAGTTATAGGCCGGTGGCTTTGGAACAGCAGTACATTGGTGTCACGGAGAAAAAGGCCCTCAAACGGTTCCAGGTGATGAACGACATTGTCTACGAGAAGGTGATGGAACACGCGGGCAAGAACCAAGTGTTGGTGTTTGTTCATTCTCGGAAGGAAACGGGCAAAACTGCCCGTGCCATTAGGGACATGTGTCTGGAGAAGGACACCCTTGGAAATTTCCTACGCGAAGGCTCGGCCAGTATGGAAGTCCTGCGTTCCGAAGCCGAACAGGTGAAGAATGCAGAGTTGAAAGATTTGCTTCCGTACGGATTTGCAATCCATCATGCGGGAATGACTCGCGTGGACCGAACCCTGGTAGAGGATCTCTTCGCGGATCGTCACATTCAAGTGTTGGTTTCTACGGCTACTCTGGCGTGGGGTGTGAATCTTCCGGCACACACCGTTATCATTAAAGGAACGCAAGTTTATAATCCCGAGAAAGGCCGTTGGGTTGAGCTGGGAGCGTTGGACGTCCTGCAAATGTTGGGTCGTGCCGGTCGACCTCAGTACGATACCAAAGGTGAAGGAATCTTAATCACCAACCACAGCGAACTTCAATTTTACCTGTCCCTTTTGAACCAACAACTACCGATTGAATCGCAGCTTATTTCCAAAATGCCCGATATGTTAAACGCCGAGATTGTCCTGGGAACGATTCAAAATGTCAAAGATGCCGTCACCTGGCTCGGATATACCTATCTGTACATACGGATGTTGCGTCAACCGACGCTGTACGGTGTTTCGTACGATGCCATCAAGGAGGACCCTTTGCTCGAACACTTCCGGGCGGATTTGGTTCATACGGCCGCTCTTCATCTGGAGAAAAGTGGTTTGATTAAGTACGACCGTAAAAGTGGACACTTCCAAGTGACGGAAATCGGAAGAATCGCTAGCCATTACTACTGCACCCACGAAACCATGCTGACCTACAATCAACTGTTGAAACCGACCCTCAGCGAGATCGAGCTGTTCCGAGTGTTTTCCCTATCCGGCGAATTCCGGAATATTACGGTTCGCGAAGAGGAAAAACTCGAACTGCAAAAGCTCATGGAACGCGTTCCCATTCCGATCAAGGAAAGCATGGAAGAAGCCAGTGCCAAAGTGAACGTTCTGCTGCAGGCTTACATTTCGCAACTGAAACTGGAAGGCTTTGCGCTGATGGCCGATATGGTTTACGTTACGCAGTCCGCATCCCGATTGTTGCGGGCGATCTTCGAAATTGTTCTGCACCGAGAATGGGCTCAGCTGGCGGATAAATGTTTGACACTGTGCAAAATGATTGACCGTCGGATGTGGCAGAGTATGTCTCCGCTGCGGCAGTTCCGTAAAATGCCGGAGGAAGTCGTTAAGAAGATCGAAAAGAAAAACTTCCCCTGGGAACGGCTGTACGATTTGGAGGCCAACGAAATCGGAGAACTAATTCGGGTGCCGAAGCTGGGCAAAACCATCTACAAGTACGTTCATCAATTCCCCAAACTCGAGCTGTCCACGCACATCCAACCGATTACGAGATCGACCCTTCGGGTGGAACTTACGATCACTCCGGATTTCCAGTGGGATGAGAAAATTCACGGTCAATCGGAAGCATTCTGGATTTTGGTTGAGGACGTCGATTCCGAAGTGATCCTCCATCACGAATACTTCCTCCTGAAGGCAAAGTACTGTCAAGACGATCATCTGGTGAAATTTTTCGTACCCGTCTTTGAACCTCTGCCGCCACAATATTTCCTGAGAATCGTTTCCGATCGTTGGATCGGTTCGGAAACGCAACTGCCGGTGTCATTCCGTCATTTGATTTTACCGGAGAAAAATCTACCCCCGACCGAACTGCTCGATTTGCAGGCACTGCCGATCAGTGCCTTCCGGGAGCCAAGATTCGAGCAGCTGTATCGTTTTCCGCAGTTCAACCCGATCCAAACGCAGGTATTCAACGCGGTCTACAACAGTGAGGATAACGTTTTTGTCGGTGCACCGACCGGATCGGGCAAAACGACGATCGCCGAGTTTGCCGTTCTGCGAATGTTGAAGCAAAATCCTCACGGTAGGGTTGTGTACTTGGTTTCGCGAGATTCCCTTGCGGAACTGATATTCATGGATTGGCATCAGAAGTTTGGTCAACAGTTGGAAAAGGAAAACCTTGGTTGCAAAGTCGTCAAGCTGACAGGTGAAACCGGAACGGACTTGAAACTCATCGCCAAGGGTCAGATAATTGTGACCACTGCCGACAAGTGGGACATTCTGTCGCGTCGTTGGAAACAAAGAAAGAACGTTCAAAACATTCAGCTGTTCATCGTGGATGAGCTGCAACTGATCGGAGGTGAAGAAGGTCCTGTGCTGGAGGTCGTTTGCTCTCGGATGCGCTACATTTCCTCACAGATCGAGAAACAGATTCGTATTATTGCTCTGTCCGCATCGTTGTCCGATGCACGAGATGTTGCCCAGTGGCTTGGATGTAATGCGAATGCCACTTTCAATTTCCATCCAAGTGTTCGCCCGATTCCATTGGAACTGCACGTTCAAGGATTCAACATAACCCACAACGCGTCGAGAATAGCGGCCATGTCTAAGTCTGTCTACAATGCGGTCACCAAATTCAGTCCACACAAACCGGTTATTGTGTTTGTATCTTCAAGAAAGCTGGCTCGTTTGACGGCGATCGATATCCTAACGTACTGCGCTGCGGAAGCTCAGCCGAACCGTTTCTTCCACGCCGAAGAAGAGGACATCAAACCGTTCTTGGATCGAATGTCCGATAAAACTTTGAAGGAAACACTTTCCCAAGGTGTTGCGTATATTCACGAAGGGTTGACGGCATCGGATCATCGAATTGTGGAACAATTGTTCGATTCTGGTGCCGTACAGATCGCTGTCGTTACCCGGGACCTTTGTTGGGGGTTGAACATTACCGCGTATTTGGTGATAATAATGGACACGCAGTTCTACAATGGTAAAAGCCATTCCTACGATGATTACCCGATAACGGATGTTATGCAAATGGTAGGACGTGCGAACCGTCCATTGGAAGATGACGATGCCAAGTGCGTTCTGATGTGTCAATCTTCCAAGAAggactttttcaaaaagttcCTCAACGAAAGCCTACCAGTGGAAAGTCATTTAGATCATCGACTGCACGATCATTTTAATGCTGAGATTGTCACCAAAACCATTGAAAACAAACAGGACGCCGTTGATTATCTGACGTGGACTTTCCTCTACCGACGGTTGACCCAAAATCCCAACTACTACAATCTGCAAGGGGTAACCCATCGCCATCTGTCCGATCATCTCTCGGAACTGGTGGAGACCACTTTGTCCGATTTGGAACAATCGAAGTGCATCAGCGTGGAGGATGAAATGGACACTCTGCCGTTGAATCTGGGAATGATCGCGGCCTATTACTACATCAACTATACTACGATTGAGCTGTTTAGTTTGTCGCTGAACAGCAAAACCAAAATTCGCGGCCTGCTGGAGATTATTTCGTCCGCTGCCGAGTACGAGGATGTGGTCGTTCGGCATCACGAAGACAACATACTGAAAAGTTTGGCCACACGATTGCCCAACAAACTGACCGGACCGAACGGAGTGGCACCGAA ATACAACGATCCACACATCAAAACCAACCTTCTGCTGCAGGCCCATCTGTCCCGGCTGCAACTCGGAGCCGAACTGCAGGGTGATACCGAGCAGATTCTGGGCAAGGCAATTCGCCTCATCCAGGCCTGTGTGGACGTGCTCAGCTCGAACGGTTGGCTTTCGCCGGCCGTCGCTGCCATGGAACTGGCCCAGATGGTTACGCAAGCTATGTGGAGTAAGGACTCCTATCTCAAGCAGCTGCCCCACTTCAGTGCCGACATCGTGAAGCGCTGTCAGGATAAGAAAATAGAAACCGTATTCGACATCATGGAACTGGACGATGACGACCGAATTCGACTGCTGCAACTGAACGATCAGCAAATGTCCGATGTGGCACGATTCTGCAATCGCTATCCGAATATTGAAATGACCTTCGAAGTCGTCGATAAGGACCGGCTTCACTCGGGCTCTTCCGTCAATGTGGTGGTCAATCTGGAGCGCGAAGACGACGTTACGGGTCCAGTGATTGCACCATTTTTCCCGCAG AAACGCGAGGAAGGTTGGTGGGTGGTTATCGGTGATCCCAAAACAAACTCGCTACTGTCCATCAAACGGTTGACACTGCAGCAGAAGGCCAAGGTCAAGCTGGACTTCGTAGCACCTTCGCCGGGTCATCACGAGTACACCCTCTACTACATGAGCGACTCATATCTGGGCTGCGATCAGGAGTATGAGTTTAGCATCAACGTGGGCGATTTCCAGTCGGAGAGCGAAAGCGAATCCGACTAG
- the LOC131429835 gene encoding uncharacterized protein LOC131429835, with protein sequence MNVVQSNISTTIRSFNISDDIRIEVKKFRTDAGIDEIDIEEDEDDISVIRKIHKTFADPNETEFDPETLKSIIARLDGIEKNLENIIYMNAQADSLSAVQMNGFMNRQFMAGPQGSTLTVAQAQPQSPQMAVEPMVQDDMIDDIRIGMSLDDNELIGDFVEHDELKLVEFPINRIDDLRELEESITSDQESFVSFANFLGATVQKHSRNLEPILKDFVTEGLINELGFNDAEINMMSFYIFNQLLYDIWKTDYSTMNDYRNQLRKIASKIQNRNKPSKTRIQ encoded by the exons ATGAATGTTGTCCAATCGAATATCTCAACTACGATCCGGAGTTTCAATATATCGGATGACATTCGAATCGAAGTGAAAAAGTTCCGAACGGATGCTGGGATCGACGAGATTGATATAGAGGAGGACGAAGATGATATTT CTGTGATACGAAAAATCCACAAAACATTCGCCGACCCGAACGAGACTGAGTTCGATCCAGAAACGTTAAAATCCATTATCGCACGGCTCGATGGCATCGAAAAGAATTTAGAGAACATCATCTACATGAACGCACAAGCAGACAGTCTTAGTGCGGTACAGATGAATGGTTTCATGAACCGGCAGTTCATGGCGGGTCCGCAAGGTTCAACATTGACAGTGGCCCAAGCTCAGCCACAATCGCCGCAAATGGCGGTCGAACCAATGGTGCAGGACGACATGATCGACGACATTCGGATTGGCATGAGTCTGGATGATAATGAACTGATTGGGGACTTTGTTGAGCATGACGAACTGAAGCTAGTCGAGTTTCCCATCAATAGAATCGATGATTTGAGAGAATTGGAAGAATCGATCACCAGTGATCAGGAATCGTTTGTTTCATTT GCAAACTTTTTGGGAGCAACCGTGCAGAAACATAGCCGTAATCTGGAGCCAATCCTGAAAGACTTTGTAACAGAGGGTCTTATAAATGAGCTTGGCTTTAACGATGCTGAGATCAACATGATGTCCTTCTACATTTTCAATCAACTGCTATATG ATATCTGGAAAACCGATTATTCCACAATGAATGATTATCGGAATCAGCTAAGGAAAATTGCttccaaaattcaaaatcgAAATAAACCATCAAAAActagaatacaataa
- the LOC131431315 gene encoding uncharacterized protein LOC131431315 — protein MDNCHNYATTSKKRRMPISDDIHIIIKKFRDKDKHDEKPSTSGDHDYDDEHSMDSEELKRIRQQEPSSSCVVASTSSCNSSGVLGSSATVMGGTGIAVGTSGLTVHQPVSSQSDDIKLILKKLTNIEDLLKVVAEQSFNRLAALKQEATGASSTATAANLGLIPAESSCINVESMFRFPFRTLKDLIELNKGICSDESLYNKLFEYLTKIKLECDENIVMNGLSSIVSDEVLDAVSWDGGKKFKLSSLVIFSDSLYVAWFKDRLKYDEYVAEMKDAIEKSHKRYAKTKAKKASQQQQQQHQTLTLTTASGTTTATVVSDGGQLFLS, from the exons ATGGATAATTGCCATAACTATGCCACAACCT CGAAAAAACGGAGAATGCCTATCTCAGACGATATTCATATCATTATTAAAAAGTTTCGCGACAAGGATAAGCACGATGAAAAACCTT CGACTTCCGGTGACCATGATTATGACGACGAGCACAGCATGGATTCAGAGGAGCTCAAACGGATTCGACAGCAGGAACCTTCATCCTCTTGTGTAGTAGCAAGTACTTCATCCTGTAACAGCAGCGGTGTTTTGGGTTCAAGTGCTACCGTGATGGGTGGCACAGGAATCGCCGTAGGAACTAGCGGATTAACAGTTCACCAACCGGTTTCCTCTCAGTCGGATGACATCAAGCTGATCCTGAAGAAACTAACTAACATTGAAGACCTGCTAAAAGTTGTGGCCGAACAAAGCTTCAACCGGTTGGCTGCTCTGAAGCAAGAAGCGACAGGAGCTAGCTCAACGGCAACCGCGGCTAATCTTGGTTTGATTCCAGCGGAATCAAGTTGCATCAACGTAGAGTCAATGTTCAGGTTTCCTTTTCGGACGCTCAAAGACCTGATCGAGCTGAACAAGGGCATCTGCAGTGATGAAAGTTTGTACAACAAACTGTTTGAGTATCTGACCAAAATCAAGCTTGAGTGTGATGAAAACATCGTGATGAATGGCCTTTCCTCGATAGTCAGCGATGAAGTACTCGACGCCGTAAGCTGGGACGGTGGGAAGAAATTTAAACTTTCTTCATTGGTGATTTTCAGTGATTCTCTGTACG tggCCTGGTTCAAGGATCGGCTCAAGTATGATGAGTATGTGGCAGAAATGAAGGATGCCATTGAAAAGTCCCACAAACGGTACGCCAAGACAAAAGCGAAAAAAGCAtcccaacagcagcagcagcaacaccaAACGCTCACCTTGACAACAGCCAGCGGTACCACAACGGCCACGGTTGTTAGCGATGGTGGCCAGTTGTTCCTGTCGTAG
- the LOC131431316 gene encoding uncharacterized protein LOC131431316: protein MKLHFDSKLCRFPKSHFSFVLNFLLSKQNILTGICSRSLFYLHSNVFAVIYLIVNLGLASYQFLRLMQTPADAPECATEWVLPLQLWQYNFTIRIGGYYTKMAHLLFSIQSLARTLYYVLTSCHQAVLSMVVFVPLYFVMDIVSLITNYKRECPGSGCRKYLLLQSLKLGSTFLFWTHICCFLHNEYASCIFQRR, encoded by the exons atgaagttGCATTTCGATTCCAAATTATGTCGTTTCCCTAAATCACATTTTTCATTcgtgctaaattttcttttgtcgAAGCAAAATATTTTAACTGGAATTTGTTCTCGAAGCCTGTTTTATCTTCACTCAAACGTTTTCGCCGTTATCTATCTAATCGTAAATTTG GGTTTGGCATCTTATCAATTTCTCCGATTGATGCAGACACCGGCGGATGCGCCTGAATGTGCCACCGAATGGGTGCTTCCGTTGCAGTTGTGGCAGTACAATTTCACTATCAGGATCGGTGGCTACTATACCAAGATGGCACATTTGCTGTTCTCCATTCAGTCGTTAGCTCGAACTTTGTACTATGTGCTGACCAGTTGTCACCAGGCAGTACTGAGTATGGTGGTTTTCGTGCCACTGTATTTCGTAATGGATATCGTGAGTCTGATTACCAACTACAAGAGAGAATGCCCTGGTTCAGGTTGCCGGAAATATTTGCTGCTACAGTCGCTTAAGCTAGGATCAACGTTCCTGTTCTGGACCCACATTTGCTGCTTTCTGCACAATGAATATGCAAGCTGTATCTTCCAAAGACGTTGa